Below is a window of Impatiens glandulifera chromosome 2, dImpGla2.1, whole genome shotgun sequence DNA.
gaatttgaatttgaattattcgaAATTCCAACCGAATATCGAATTCGGTTgaatattcggttcagaccaaatattaaaGACCCCTAATATAAtctataatacattttatataatttcaacTCAATTAACTATCAATTTGTTCTCAATTAATGCCTAAATCGTACCAGACCACGTTAATCAAGTTCGTTAAGGTGGTCCAAGACATTAATCAATTTGTTAAGGTGGTCCAAcacataaaaacaaatataaggTTGACCAACTATTTGATTCTTTTTCTATTACCCTTTACGGCCTAACTTTTACTGCACAAAAAGAAATGAGaacaaagattatatatatatatatatatatatatatatatatatatatatatatatatatatatatatatttgtaatagtTGAACTAAGCAACTTTCCAAACTTTAAAGTTAATTATCATTCtctttcttataaaaaaaatatatttttttgtttagaaaGTAATTAAACAATTTGTCTATAGAAAGATAACAAAACCCATTTATACTTTCTTGATGGATTtcattttagaattctttttaGAAACATTATATCTAAccaaacatttataattttgaaaattcttaaatattatgatttactattttagtattttaaatcaactaaaaaaattatatttaagtaaaatttgaaattaatggtCTAGATACGGCTATTAGATCAAATTTACGattactaaatttattattttaagattttataactttatatattattttaagattttacaaattattaattattcaaatagtttaagtcatatgtttaattttataataattaattttgtttagttttaatattgtttagattaattttatatttatatataaataataatatacatttatttattttttaaataattcttatgatttaaaataaatactcaattttataaatgtataaaataataaattttcaattttaacagtattgtaattttattatgacaagaaatgttgattttatttattatgaacaaaatctaaaaaaaagtatgaattagaattgaacccaatacaaaaacataattaagagCTCAGTCCAATACGGTTGTGGGCTTAAAGTctagttaatgaattaattttgtttttcattattttcaaacatgTGGGCTTATGAGATGGGCCTATTCCCAGTGCAATTTTATTAAGATATTCTTCTAGCCAATCAAAGACACCCACGTTAGTAGTGGAAGGCTGAATGCACTATAAAATAGAACTTCACAATTAGGGTTTTCAGATATTGGATTTCTCAGTCTCGCTCCAGCCGCATCTGAAGATCCGCAGCAGGGGAGCTCCAAGATGgttcttttctttctctattTCGATTGTTTTTTCTATCTATCTAATTTATAGTTGTATAAGATTCGTCGTATAAACATACTGAATGATGGTTCCTGTTGTTTACTTTTGCAGCCGTCGCACAAGTCGTTGAAGATTAAGTTGAAGCTCGGGAAGAAGATGAGGCAGAACAGGCCCATCCCTCATTGGATTCGTCTGAGGACTGATAACACCATCAGGTAATTTATAAGTTACATTTCTATCTGATTTACATAGGTCGGAATCTGTACCTGAATCTCGTGGTTCTGTAAAACAAGTTATCTGATGTTCTGGGTTTCTTCTTTTCAGGTACAATGCCAAGCGTAGGCACTGGCGCCGAACAAAGCTAGGGTTTTGAGTGTCGACCTGTTTACTTTATTTTAGGTATTTTATATCTTCGTGGGATTGGAGATCTAGTTTATGTGTTTTGAACAATATACAACtctaattttctattattatgtttggttttaTGTAAGATCCCGTACTCTGAATGATGATTCTATTTTGTTGAAATTGCAATGGTTGTTTCTTGTTTGAATTGAATCCTTCTTTATCTCTAGAATATCTGATGTTTTTCATTTGTGGTATTTATTAATCTACTTTCCAAagttatatgtatttatatgcCAAATGATGATTGGGAACTTTGCGCAAGGGCTTTGAGTCCAGTTTGTTATATTCCATTTGGAATGGGACTGTGAAAAAACTCATTTTACCCTTATATCTTTTCTGATGGCAACTGTCTTTCATAGatatttggaaattgaacataGAATTACATTAGAAATGTGATTTGTTTGGGGATTCTTATTGCTGAAAATTTTcattccttttccttttccttctATTTCAATTCTCTTTTCTATACCCCTTCATACTTTCTTATCACCATTTCATGATAATTGTACTTTTAATGAGATGATCATTCTTATCTAACCCATACCAACACTTCTTGAGTCCTTGTCTTTGGTTTCCTTTGTTATTGGTCGATTAGTATTTAGACAATATCACAAGTTTCAGCCTAAGTGTATTCCTCTCAAATCTGGATCCGGTGACTTCGATAGTGTTCCTTCCTTCTAATATTTCATGGTAGAAATCTCATCAACTCCATCCTTATATTTTCTCAAACTGATGCTGAAATCATTTTCCTTCCTCTATCCTTTTGAATATCAACATTCCTGCATTTTTATACAACCATAAGTTAAAAAACATAATGTTCATTACCTCTTATTTGTTAAATAGCTCTCAATTCTgtaattttctttcttatttctCTGCAACAAAACATCAAAAAGTAGTCAAATTCAGATTCTTAATTGCAAATGGAAATTACTAAAGTCGAATAATGAACTACCCAGAATCTTTTCtcaacttttattttacatgttaGACATTGATAAAGTCTTAGTAATCTGTCTCCTGCAAATTACATCATCAAGAATAAACGAAGAATAACACCAAAACTTAATGaatcatttgtttttctttacctcaaatcatttttatttaattttgacaaACTTAAAACttgattgatttttaaataagttgtttgtcCTGTTATTGTTGTCCGTATGTATTGTTTAGCCGATAATTAAAAGTGTATTAGCTGTCACATACATTTTTGCTCTTAAAAAGCATCCCTTTTTCTATATTTCTCTGTTCATGCGTGAATGGATGAACCTACCCAATCAGTGAGGGTGCTTGAGATTTGTAATATACCACCACGAGATCCAAATTCAGTTAAAGATTCCCTTCCTCTTACGTTTTTTGATCTCTTATGGCTCAGAAATCCTCCGAGCCGTCGCCTTTTCTTCTTCCATTACCCGTGTTCACTCCACTGCTTCTCTCAGTCTGTCCTTCCTCGGCTTAAACAATCTCTCTCTGCCGCCCTAAACCCATATCCTCATCTTGCCGGAAATGTCACTTGGGACAAAGATGAAAAAATCCCAACTCTTCACTATTTCCCTGGCGATGCAGTCTCCGTCACCATTGCCGAAGCCACCACCGCCGTCGATTTCCATCGCATCTCAACCAAGGAGGACCTCTGCGGAGTCGACAACCTTTTTTCCCTCCTCCCACCTTTGTCAGTATCTCCTGAACGGGCTGCCGTGATGGCCCTGCAGATCACCCTGTTTCCAAACAACGGTTTCTCCATAGGTTACACCACCAATCACGCCGTGATTGACGGAAAAACCACGGCATTGTTCATGAAATCATGGGCTTGGTTTTGTAGATCTGGCGGAGACACGACATCGTTACCGGCGGATCTGACCCCGTTCTACGATCGGAAGAATTTGAAGAATTTGGACGAAGCTTATTTAGCACATTATGAAGGGGAGAGTAATAAAACACTTATGAAACGGGAAATCAACTCTCTTCCCGATATGGTGATTGGAAATTTCATGTTAACAAGTGCCGATCTTGAAAAGATAAAGATTTCCCTGAAACATTTGAATACCCGAATAACTAATTTCATGGCGGCGGCGGCTTATACATGGACATGCTCTGTTAGAGCCCAGGATGTAGGAAATTCTAAGAATGTGAACCTGGTAATCCCGGTGGACTGCAGGAATCGGTCGGAATCAGGGTCAATTCCTCCGACATATTTCGGTAACTGCATTGGTCCGTTGATAGTGTCGGCTAGTAGGAAGGATCTGACGGGAGGAAATGGGTTAGAAACGGCTGCGAAGGTGATGATAGAAGGGTTTGATCGGAAGGTGTTCGGAAGGGAAGAGAGATGGCTGCCGGAGCTTATGGATGCATGTCATGAGATAGTGTACGCAGTTGCAGGGTCGCCGAGATTCGGTTTATACGAGGTTGATTTTGGGTGGGGGAGACCGAGGAATGTTCAGCTGGTCTGGAACAGAAGCCGGATCTTTCATTTTCAGGATGCCGCCGGAGATGCTAACGACGGTGGGATCGAGATTTCTATGGTTATGGGGAAAACAGAGATTCTAACTTTCTCTTCACTCTTCATTACTTGTCTCGATGCTCTTTCATAGATTTCTGTGTTAAATCGCTATAActtgtaaaatcaaaataatttattgacttgcattaaatgtttttaaaataatatttgtttagtaaagtaaatataaaacatgttattattttagttgatagATTAATTTATGAAGAAATATGTGAGaattatatgttatttaaatagcCTAAATGCCCAACAACCCTTGAATCTCAATCTACAccctaattattaaataaatagttgTTAATCTAGTATTGAAGATTCTTTTATGGgctttataaagaaatttaaaaaaattgtttctttGCTAAGCACCCATTGAGATTTCCATGATTGGTTCATGATAAATTTATTGCTTCACATGTATGAAATACTCATCAATTAATTGTACAATTCAAATatacagaaaaatatatatacacatttgCTTATAGTTCTACTCTCTTCTACcctttatgtttaatttatatagaaCTAAGTTAActtttcattatatatactgccaataaaaaaaatcaattcatcTGTGCAATCTGATGATAGATGGATGAAGATAATCTCAATCATCAACTTTGTCTTCTTTGTCGTTTCCTTTCGCGAAACAACCTGATTGATTAGACATTTTGCAATTAAACCTACTGAAACAAGAAAAACAAGACAACCATGATGTTTTCTTTTCTCCACCATTAGCTTGATTTGCTGCTGCTGTTTCTGCTTCTGGTACAGTTTGTGGCCCTGATTTTGGTTTCTCCTCCACTCGATCATGATCATCTATTATTGCTACAGTCGGTTGTTCAGGAGCAGCTGCATTTAACCTTTTCTTTGTCCCACTTTCACTAGCCAATCTGTCATgcacaaaaaataataacacttatatatgcatacacaatgtaatagttataaatttgaaatattgaatTAGTAACTTACAATGGAAAGGCGAAAGAGCTGCTGCTGGTACCACTTTCTCTGGATACATGAGTACCAGTGACTGAAGAAGAATCACGGGTATGATTCGACACATCACTACCGGAATAAGTCCCACCTGTTGATACAGGAATCATCCCTCCTGAAGGAGAGTTTGGTTCCTGAACATTATTGGTTATGTCGAAACTATGATTTGTAGCATCCTTCTTGGGAATCATTGGAGATGGTTGTTGTCTGATCATCGAATTATCTTCCTCCTTTAAATTACTCGAAATACTATTCATTCTACTGCTATCATTACTATTCTCTACTCCTTCTGCAGTAGTAGGAAGCCCAAATGGGGCATTAGCATCGTTCAACCCCGGCTTCATTTCATTGCCAAAATCAAATGGCATCATCATATCAGGTCCCATAGAGAAACTATTGTTTCCCATGTGAATACTAAATAAAGACTCGTTTGATGCCACGCTCCATTCCATTCGATTAGTCGGTTTTCTTGAGAAAACTGCAGAAGGGATTCTGTTGGAATCGTAGCCGGTGAAGGGTTGTAACTGATCTGAACTACTACTCCCGATTGTACCATCTGTTTCTGTTGTTGTTGCACTTGTCAAATTATTACTTGAACTTTGAGGAGACATAGGTGGTAATTGTGGTTTAtgttcttcatattcttcttcttcatcatcatcttccatTTCGATGTCGTCGTTTGTGTTCACTATTGAATTGAAGGATGATGTTGACGAGGAAGATGCAACAGACAATCTTCCTTCAGTTTCTGGTACAGGTGGTATATGGCCATCTCCAACTTTAGGATCGGAGGATTCCATCGAGTTTGCTTTAAATCGATTACAGTTAATCAACTTTAGCACAATGGGTTTTCTGGGAAATTGGCAAAAATGGTAAATTCAGTAATTGGGATTCATTATTGCAATTGACGATGAAGAGATATGAACAACGATGAAATGAATTTATATGAAGAAATAAATTGAGGTAAAAATATGACAGACCTGATATTGATTCTGTTATTCCGATCGTAAATCTGTAAGAAGAAGGCAACAAAATGATACAATTTGAAAACAAAGAAATGGGGAAAAGAATCAAATTGAGAAATGTTGATGAACTAAATGGAGAAATGGAATGGAATGGAAGAGAGAATCAGATTGAAAATAGAGAGGATTTGTTATGTCGCCTAATTTGGAacccaaaaacaaaaaaatgaaaaggagcagttagttagttttttttttaccttcccacctaaattatatttgaaattaattataattataaaaaattaatttagattctaaatttatttttatttagtgaaaaaaatgttgttataagattatagattaagtaaatatagatttatatttaaaagttaatcaCAATTGCCTCCGTAGCATAGTGGTATTGCGTTCGCTTCGTAAGCGAAAGGCCGCGAGTTCGATCCTCGCCGGGggctttttttcatttttttttatgaacttACGAATTAAGAGTCTCATttgccaaaaaaaaattattatattttcttgcTTGTTGTTTAAGAATCCCACTACATCTGTTCTTCACAATCTTCTATTGGGCATTGTTTGATTGaggttattgttttttttttttaaataattcctaaTTTTCATACAtcatttatcattaataaaaatattaaaatactatatatttattaaaaaaatacattttcattatatattaatattctgagttattttaattaccaaataattaattttttcctaactcaatttaatttgttatcataatatattttgatcattAAACTTCAATCacttaaagttaaataatacaagtacttaaaaataaacatgTGAAGCTTTGAATAATTGAACAAATGAAGAATTGGAgataaatacttaaaatgaacattaaataaagattgagacatgttatttttttggttattatattattttgtttggtagacatcatttatttaaaaaataaatagatgaaTAGCTTACACCcaacaaaattaaatacatacaaaaattttaaatgtaaccATACATGTCAAAATTTTTTTGGAGggaataatgaaataaaaatttaaaagttctCCCTTCTATATAATTAACCCTAAAAACAAATTCCTAAAAGAATTAACTACTTGTATcattacttaaaattaaaatattaaaatctaattttcaCATATCATAATTCAcaacaatttattaataaaatcacCCCAActggttatttgaaaaatatattgaaactGCTAGCTTTAAGTTACTGTCATATTCTGAATTTCAATAAATAACATGTTCTCCCTCTTCAGCAAAAAGCAATCGAGCATCATGGATATCCTGTGCTCTATTCAATTGATAACCATTAAAGTTtgtataatcatttaattatatatataacataaaaacaaaaataaacagtagaataaattatttttgcataTATACAAAATTGAAAGATAACATAAATTAAATGGGATCccaattaaataataagaatcGCAATTGATTGCGGGGAGAAACCGGGAAGCACTTGCCTAGGATGGGACAGATTTGCCCTCATTTAATTAGGtctagtttgattcagctttttaatttaattgttcaatttattaaataaaataaaatctgttAAACCAGatcaaaatgaataaaatgagcACATGCAGACTGTTCATTTTGGTGGGTCTGACCACTAATAAGGCCACGTCAAACGATATATTCAAATGGCATTTATGTAAATTTTCTTCTTTACAAGGGACTTTTGCGGCAATCTCTACATATCTGTCACCGTCGTCATAACATTTTTCCGGGAAGACCACCAAGGTCAAAGTTAACAACTTGAATGACATTAACATCAAACACAGATGAACCAAATCATATAGAGAGAGATAGGGAGTAAATTAGTTTATTCATCATCATCGAATCATACACAGATTGATCTTCATACCTGTATTGATTGCAAGTTTCCCGGAATCCTACATTCCGGCAGCTTCCACGGCGATCGCCTTTCTTCTTTATACTACTTCAGGTATGCTTAGCAACTCAAAAAATTCGATTTTGATTCATATCTTATGAAGATTCTTTACTGTTTAAGAAAACCCACTTCTTATCCGCTTTAGGGTTTTTCTCCAATTGCTGTAATTTGAGATTGAATTCATAGAATTGGTTCAGTTAGCTTCATTTCAAGTAATATGCATATGGGTGAGTGTCAATGTGTGGTGGCGAGGTTGGAAGGAGGAGATAGTTTAATCAAGGCAGTTGAACATATAGTGAAAGCATTAAAGATAAATAGAAGAAACTTAACAAATGATGAAAGGAAGATATTAGCTGATCTGGGTTCTCAATTGACCTCCATAGCTAATATGATTGAAGAAGATAAGGATGAATTAGGTTTGAGCGAGGTTGAGAAGCGTTTTAATACGGCACGAGACAAGATCATGAACTGGGAACTTGATCAATCCATGATATGGGATTCGGGATCGGAAGAAGTTAACGATTACTTGAAGGCTGTGGGGGAAGTTAGGGAAGTGGTGGAAACTTTGGAGGGTTTGAATCTGATTAAGGACAGTGAAGAGGATAAGCTTTTAAGGAAGACGAATGATGTTCTTCAGACGGCAATGGCGAGGCTGGAAGAAGAGTTCACTCACTTACTTATCAATTTCAGACAGCCATCGGAGCCTGGTCAAATGTCTTTTCGATCGAGTGAAGAGGATGTTATTGATGCCGGTTCTACTCTTTCTTTTGGCGATGAATCGGTTGATCAGGATATTGGGGGAAGTATGAGCATTAGTAGAAACAGCTCGGCTGATTACATAATCGACTTGGTTCATCCGTCCATCATACCGGACCTCAAATGCATAGCCAATCTCATGTTTGATTGTAACTACGACCGCGAGTGCACTCGGGCTTTTGTCAACGTGAGGCGAGACGCGCTGGATGATTGTCTCTATATCCTCGAGATAGAAAAATCGAGCATTGAGGATGTTCTGAAGATGGAATGGGGGAACTTGAGCTCGAAAATAAAGAAATGGGTACGTGCCATGAAAATCTTCGTCCGAGTGTATCTCGCCAGCGAGAAATGGCTAAGCGATCAGATATTCGAGGATCTCGGAACTGTAGGCTCCATTTCGTTTGCGGAGGCTTCCAAGGCTTCAATCTTACAACTACTAAACTTCGGTGAAGCCATAGCAATCGGTCCTTTCCTGCCTGAAAAACTGATTTCTGTACTCAACATGTACGAGGTTTTGTCTGATCTTGTTCCCGAGATAGATGCTATGTTCACCAACGTTAAAACTGAGTGCCAGGATGTTCTCGCCAGATTAGGAATATGCGTGAAGGCGACATTCGATGAATTCAAGACAGCAGTCGCCTCCAAGACGTCAACGAATCCTTTCGCAGGTGGTGGAATCCATCCTATAACTAAATACGTTATGAATTACATTAAAACCCTGACGGATTACAGCGAAACACTAAACCTACTCCTCAAGGACACGAATGAAAAACAATCATCGTCGCCCTTTTCTTCACCAGACAAAGACCAAGAAGATGACGATATCCCAACTAAAACCTCTCCATCGAATGTGCCGTCGTTGTCAGCTATAACAAGCCAATTCGGATCGCTAATTTCAATCCTGGAAACAAACCTGGAGGATAAGTCCAAATTGTACAAGTCTGAACCACTCAGCCACATATTCTTGATGAACAATATAAGGTATGTGGCTGAAAAGGTGAAGGGTTCGGAATTGAGGACCATCTTGGGTGATGAATGGACACGTAAACGTAATTGGAAGGTCCAACACCACGCGATGGGCTACGAGCGGGCAACCTGGAGCTCTATTCTCACGCCAATAAGGGAAAGGGAAGATTCAGGGGGTTCAGGGTCCGGTTCCATCTCCAAGACCTTACTCAAGGAGAGGCTGCAGAGCTTTTACGTCGCGTTTGAGGAGGTGTATAAGAGTCAGAGCGGATGGTTAGTACCGGATGAACAACTACGCGAGGATATAAGGATCTCCACTTCACTGAATGTGGTCCAAGCCTATAGGAACTTTGTTGGAAGGCATGTTCATAATCATCATCTTAGTGAAAAGAATATCAAATATACAGCCGATGATCTTGAGAACTGCATCTTGGATCTTTTCGAAGGAGCTCCAAGATCCTTACGCAGCCTTCATAAGAAATGAATGAAAGGTCTAAGTTTGTGGTGTAATATTGTTGTTGTGTAGTGTGTTAAACCTTATTTTAGTGGAGATTGATGTTCTTTTTTATGTTAAGATTCAATTTAACTATAGTATGTTGTAAAAGTGATTAtactaacaaaataataataaatctctTTTAAGTATTcttaaattgtgaaaaaaaaaacgcTAGAAGGAGGGCTTGAACCTCCGACCTTGTGGTTAACAGCCACacgctctaaccaactgagctaTTCCAGCTTATGTcgatattttaaatagatatactaatgaaataaaaccatgaaaatgacatattttgaataataaataaaaaaacagattGAAAGAGAAAAAGCGCTCAACCTTTTTTACCGGCACGGACGCCGCGGGAGAGAAAGGTTGCCCGCGAATATGACTAATCACCAAAATATCCTCCAAAAAATTCATTGTAAGCAACACATTAGAGGGGGTAATCATGTAATTTAGTCAACCCCGGGTTAACCGTTTTAGGATCGAAAGATATTCGCATTCTCTCTCCTCGtgtacacaacacacaactaaTCCATAGCAGTTAGTGATAGAGATACCGTTTTTTCGGAAGCTTTCTTTCTGACTCACAAGAATTTCTGAAGAAAATAAGTCTTCGTAATCAGGTTTTCTTCTTACGCTTCCTGTTAAATCCTTTCCTATTTTCAATGATTCGGTGAGCATTGTAATTTCTAATTCAGATTGCTAGAAATTTGAATCAATTTCAATGAAGTTGAATAAGGAGATCTTAATGTATTCCATTTGTGAAATTTTAGGGACATAAGATGTCTTCCATTCAAGTGCCAGGTAGAGTGGTTAAGTGTCTTCCTGGATACTCTTTAGGTTCTTCGGGAATCAACAGgcgtggtggtggtggtggtttcTCATTTGTTTGTAAAGGAAGATCGCCAATATTAACAAAGATATGGAAAAGGAATAGGTGAATGTTTTTACTTACACTACTTCTAGGCTTGTAAAATccaatttgttttgttatatgtAATGCAGATATCTTTCTCATGCGGATCATCATCTCTGCAAATCGAGATCTATCATTTACTCGGCTTTGGTATGTCTAAACTTGTTTTGCGATTAGTGGTTAATGTTTGATCCTCTTAAATTTCTCTCGATTCTGCTTGAATTCTGTTTCTAACAGGGCGATTCTGATGAGATATCAGCAAATGACCTCAAAGGAGATGATAGTGCAGAAAATCAACTAATAGAAGCTGAGAAAGCTCTTTCAGAGGTTCAAGGAAGGCAAGAATCGATTGAAAAAGAGAGAGACAGATTACTTGAAGAGTTAAAGGAGTCGGAAGCTAAACATCAGGAATATATGGCGGCCATAATGAGAGACAAAGAACTGGCTATATCTGAACTAGAAGCAGCAAGATCAATGTTCGATAAGAAGATGCAAGAGTCGTCAGAAGAAAAGTTTAAGATGGAATCCAAGTTGATTCTTGCAAAGCAAGATGCAGTTGAACTTGCTGTTCAAGTTGAAGAGTTGGCAGGTATCACATTCCAGCAGGCTACAGCACACATGATAGAAGACGCACAACTCAGGATTTCAGCTGCTGAAACTTCGGCTGCAGAAGCTGCCTATCATGTTGAGGAACAAATACGAAATGCTACAGAAGGTGCTATAGCATCTATTATTGAACAATCAAACAAAGCTATAGAGAAGGCTTTGTCTATTGCAGAGAGGGCGAGTGATCATTCTGCAAAAGCAGCCACGACATTTACTAATGACATAATCACTTCTGATGATATTTCTTCCAGCAAGTCTCTGACCATTGAGTTGAAAAATTCTGTGAATGATTTAGAATCAAGGTTGCTTCTGGCAGGAAATGAGATCAACAAGTTAAAGCTGGAATTGGATCAAACCGATGCACAAGTCAATGTATTTAAACTTCGTGCAGATGAGGCAGAGAAAATGTTTCTTGAATTCCAGGAATCATGTAGGAAAAAAGCTCTTCAACAGGAGGAGGAAATTAGTTTGTTAATGGAGAAGGTCAAGAAGGATGCAGAAGATACTAAAATGGCTGCTTCTAATGCTTTTAAAGTTGAATTAGAATCAATTAAGGCTGCTCTTTCAGCTGTCAAAGAAACAGTCCAATCCAAAGATCAGATCCATCAAAAAAGATGTGAAATCGTGCAAAGATCGTTGAAAGCATCTGAAGCCACAGCCAACAAGTGGAAAGCGAGAGCAGAAATAGCTGAATCATTTCTGTTGAAGACAGCACCTCTTAGTGAAGAAGACCGAGATACACTATTTGTGGCTAACGGTGGACGTGCTGATCTTTTTATGGTTAATGATCCACAGAAGTGGAAATTATTAACTGATGGTCCTCGTAGAGAAATACCAGATTGGACTGCACGAAAGATCCGTTCTGTCTCCCTCAAGCTCCCACCTAAAAAGCTTGACTTATCTGAAGCCTTGAAATCAAAATATAAGAGCTTGGAATTGCCCAAACTGGATGAAGTATGGTCAATTGCTCATGAAATTCCTAAAGAAGGTGACACACTTGTTGAGCATATAATCGAGAAAGATATCATAGAGAAGAAGCGAAAGACCTTGGAGCATGTTCTTGAGAAGAAGACTATTCAATGGCAGGGAACACCAGAACTAAAAAAATTAGGTCTGCTTTCCATGGTGtgaatttaatcaatttttttgcTATAATTCCACAAATCTGATATTAATGGTTGATCTTCAACGCAGAACCAGGAACTGGTACAGGGCGTGAGATTGTGGTGAGCGTATATGCTGTCACTTCATTTAGTTACTATATGGAAACTAATGccaatttaagaaaaattaagtataagACTAGTTAACACAATACATATATCTAAAttgttaagtgttttaactaattaaccaaATATTTTAGGTTCGATTCTCACTAAGAACACTCTGATTTAAATGGGTAACGACTGTTAACCACTCTGGGAATAAACCaggataaaaaaatgataagacgagttacaatatttaataacGATTAATTGGACAGGTTTTAATGTTGAGCTCCGAATTTAAAAGTTGatagaaacaaacaaaattatgttAAGGTGATCTATTTTCATTTCAGTTTGATTTCATTGTTC
It encodes the following:
- the LOC124923895 gene encoding uncharacterized protein LOC124923895 codes for the protein MSSIQVPGRVVKCLPGYSLGSSGINRRGGGGGFSFVCKGRSPILTKIWKRNRYLSHADHHLCKSRSIIYSALGDSDEISANDLKGDDSAENQLIEAEKALSEVQGRQESIEKERDRLLEELKESEAKHQEYMAAIMRDKELAISELEAARSMFDKKMQESSEEKFKMESKLILAKQDAVELAVQVEELAGITFQQATAHMIEDAQLRISAAETSAAEAAYHVEEQIRNATEGAIASIIEQSNKAIEKALSIAERASDHSAKAATTFTNDIITSDDISSSKSLTIELKNSVNDLESRLLLAGNEINKLKLELDQTDAQVNVFKLRADEAEKMFLEFQESCRKKALQQEEEISLLMEKVKKDAEDTKMAASNAFKVELESIKAALSAVKETVQSKDQIHQKRCEIVQRSLKASEATANKWKARAEIAESFLLKTAPLSEEDRDTLFVANGGRADLFMVNDPQKWKLLTDGPRREIPDWTARKIRSVSLKLPPKKLDLSEALKSKYKSLELPKLDEVWSIAHEIPKEGDTLVEHIIEKDIIEKKRKTLEHVLEKKTIQWQGTPELKKLEPGTGTGREIVFQGFNWESWRRKWYLEMASKASDLSKCGITSVWLPPPTESVAPQGYMPSDLYNLNSAYGTKDELKYCIEEMHNHQLMALGDVVLNHRCAHKQSPNGVWNIFGGKLAWGPEAIVCDDPNFQGRGNPSSGDIFHAAPNIDHSQEFVRKDIKEWLNWLKNDIGFDGWRLDFVRGFSGEYVKEYIESSNPAFSIGEYWDSLAYEGDNLCYNQDAHRQRIVDWINATGGTSSAFDVTTKGILHSALHNEYWRLIDPQGKPTGVMGWWPSRAITFLENHDTGSTQGHWPFPREKLPQGYAYILTHPGTPTIFYDHFYDFGLRETINELLEARRRGGVHCRSGIKIFHANNDGYVGHVGDNLVLKIGHFDWNPSKEINLDGSWQKFIDRGSDYQIWLRE